The genomic region ATGGAGCCGATGCAGGACGTCCGCCTCGACGTGCCGAACGAGCACATGGGTGCGGCGTCCGGCGAGATCCAGGGTCGCCGTGGCCGCGTCGACGACATGTACCAGGAGGGTGACCTCATGGTCGTCGAGGGTATCGCGCCCGTCGACGAGATGATCGGCTTCTCCTCCGACATCCGCAGCGCGACCGAGGGTCGTGCGTCGTGGAACACGGAGAACGCTGGCTTCGAGTTCATGTCCGACAGTCTCCAGAAAGAGAAGATCATGGAGATCCGCGAGCGCAAGGGAATGAAGCTCGAACTCCCCGAAGGCGCAGACTACCTGTAACTCGGTTCTCTCCCTCTTTCGTTCTCGACCCCGCCCAGCGGCGCGTCTGTTGGTTGAACTGAGTGTATGATTCGTTATCAGGAAGGTTTATTCTATCCGACGAGACATACGGAATGTAACGTGCCTGCAGGCTGCCCCCACTGTGGTCGTCAGCTCATCCCGGTCGGCGTCCACACGACGGTCATCTCGCCACCAGTCGCCGCCTCGGCCGGCGATGGAAGCGATGTCGAGTCAGCGGCGATGGCCGGTCCAGCGGGCGAACGCGAGGAACTGCGCCGGACGGTGGCCGAACTCACGGAACGGACCATCGTCATCAGGGCAGTCGCGCTCCGCCCTGACGACCCGGAGCCGGTCGTCGCGGAGTGGTGTCCCGAGGAGTCGTGCACCGGGCAGCAGGAGGCGAGGGACGCGGTCGGGGCCCACCTCGACCGGCTGGCCCAGACGTACCGGGAGTGATGTTCTCCGCTCAGAACGGCAGGTAGCGGTCGTACAGGTCGTCGATACGGTCGTTGATCTTCGTGCCGTCCTGTGACCCCCACGGATAGCGCGAGAAGTAGAACCCACAGGCGACGAGGATGGCGAGCGTCGAGGCCAGCTGTGGCGCGACGTAGCTTCCGAGGAACAGGATGACGAACGCGAGCACGCCCGCCACGAGGACGTCGAACAGTTGCCGTGCGATGGACATACCGAAGGATTCGGTCGGGCGGCAAAGAAGTCACCGAAGGTGAAACCAGTCGCCGACGGCGAAACGAGTCGCCCGATGCGAAAGTACTCACCGAAGGAGAGGAGAGTTTTGCGAGTGGCTGAAGGCTTATATCGCTCAGGCAGGTCAGACCTACGTATGGACCGACGACGCGCCGTGTTCTTCGCGGGTGATTTCGATGGCGACTGACGTCTCCGAGACGCGGCGAGCGTACACAGTCCGGCTGGAACTCGTCGACGAGCCGGGCGAACTGTTGCGCGCGCTGCGTCCCATCGCGGACAACGGAGGGAACCTCCTCTCTATCTTCCACGAACGGGGGAACCTCACACCGCGGGGGAACATCCCGGTCGAGGTCGACCTGGAGTGTACGCCGAGTCGCTTCGACGACGTCGTCAACGGGCTTAGGGACGCGGGTGTGACCATCATCCAGGCGGGTGCCGACCAGTACGCCGAACAGGTGAGCGTCCTGCTCGTCGGGCACCTCGTCGAGACCGACCTCTCGGACACCCTGGAGACCATCGAGGAGTGCAGTGGGGCTTCGGTGACCGACTTCGCGCTCGACGCGCCAGCAGGTACCGACGACGTCTCGAGTGCACGTGCACAGCTCGCGATCGAGCCGGGCCAGACCGAGGAGGCGCTCTCGGTCGTCCGGACGGTCGCCGAACGCAAGGACCTGCGTGTCGTCGAACCGCTCGTGGAGGGTGAGGCATGAAGGTCGCCATCCTCGGTGCGGGCGCGGTCGGCCGGTCGGTCGCGCGACTCGCGGGCGACCACGGGCACACGGTGACGGGTATCGCGGATTCGAGTTCGGGCGTGACGAACCCCGACGGCATCGACGTGGATGCAATACTCAGCCGGAAGTCGGCACGGGGCCACGTCGGCTCGGCCGACCCCGACGCGGTGCTCGATGGCGAGTACGACGTGCTCGTCGAGGCGACGCCGACGACGCTCGGTGACGCCGAGCCAGCCTTCTCGCACGTGCGCACCGCGCTGGAGCGCGACAGGCACGTCGTGCTGGCGAACAAGGGGCCGGTCGCGGAGCGATACGCGGACGTGCAGGCGCTCGAAGCCGAGAGCGAGGGTGAGGTGCTGTTCGAGGCGACCGTCGCCGGCGCGATCCCGGTGCTGGGCACGGTCGCGGACTACGGCCCGTCGCAGGTCACCGCGGTGCGGGGCGTCCTCAACGGGACGGCGAACTTCATCCTCTCGCGGATGGCTGCGGAAGGGCTGGACTACGAGCACGTCCTCGCGGAGGCCCAGGACCTCGGCGTCGCCGAGGCAGACCCCGCCTTCGACGTCGAAGGGACCGACGCCGCGCTCAAGTGCGTCATCCTCTCGAACGTGCTTGCGGAGGGTGAGACCGAGTACACGCTCGCGGACGCGGACGTGGAGGGTATCGTCGACATCCCGCCGAGCGCGCTCCAGCTCGCCCAGTCCGACGGCCAGACCGTCCGCCTCGTCGGCGAGGCGACCCCGTCGGGCATCCGTGTCGGCCCGCGACTCGTCCCGACGGACAGCCCGCTTGCGGTGACCGGGACGGAGAACATCGTCCAGCTCGAGACGACCTACGCGGGCACGCTCGCGCTCCGGGGGCGCGGGGCGGGTGGTGACCCCACTGCGAGCGCGGTGCTCGCGGACATCGCGCGCCTCTCCTGAGCGCCCCTTTGGTGTGCATTCGCACGCCAAACCGCAAGACGGCGCGGGGCTGTCGTGAGGCCCGTATCGAAATGGTTTTAACTGTTTCTGCCGAAAGATTCCCACACAGCGCCTCTGCGCGTGAGATACAACAATGAGCGACAAACCGCACCAGAACCTGGCCGTCATCGGCCACGTCGACCACGGTAAGAGCACACTGGTCGGGCGACTCCTCTTCGAGACGGGGAGCGTGCCCGAGCACGTCATCGAGCAGTACCGAGAAGAAGCAGAAGAGAAGGGCAAGGGTGGCTTCGAGTTCGCCTACGTCATGGACAACCTCGCCGAGGAGCGCGAGCGCGGTGTAACCATCGACATCGCCCACCAGGAGTTCGACACGGACTCGTACTACTTCACCATCGTCGACTGTCCGGGTCACCGTGACTTCGTCAAGAACATGATCACGGGCGCGTCCCAGGCAGACAACGCCGTCCTCGTCGTCGCCGCAGACGACGGTGTCGCACCCCAGACCCGAGAGCACGTCTTCCTGGCCCGCACGCTGGGTATCGACGAGCTCATCATCGGCGTCAACAAGATGGACGTCGTCGACTACGACGAGGCCAAGTACAAGGAGGTCAAGGCTGAGGTCCAGAAGCTCCTCAAGCAGGTCAACTTCCGCTCCGAGGACGCGACCTTCATCCCGATTTCCGCGTTCGAAGGCGACAACATCGCCGAGCGCTCCGACAACACCTCCTGGTACGATGGCGACATCCTCCTCGAGGCCCTCAACAACCTCCCGGAGCCCCAGGAGCCGACCGACGCGCCCCTGCGCCTCCCGATCCAGGACGTCTACACCATCTCCGGCATCGGTACGGTCCCGGTTGGCCGTGTCGAGACGGGTATGCTGAACATCGGCGAGAACGTCTCGTTCCAGCCGTCTGACGTCGGTGGCGAGGTCAAGACCATCGAGATGCACCACGAGGAAGTCCCGGAGGCTGGCCCCGGTGACAACGTCGGCTTCAACGTCCGTGGCATCGGTAAGGACGACATCCGCCGCGGTGACGTCTGTGGCCCCGCCGACGAGCCGCCGACGGTCGCCGAGACCTTCACGGCCCAGATCGTCGTCATGCAGCACCCGTCCGTGATCACGGCCGGCTACACGCCGGTCTTCCACGCCCACACGGCACAGGTCGCCTGTACCATCGAATCCATCGACAAGAAGATGGACCCCAGCTCGGGCGAGGTCGCCGAGGAGAACCCGGACTTCATCCAGTCCGGCGACTCCGCGGTCGTCACCGTCCGTCCCCAGAAGCCGCTCAGCATCGAGCCCGCCGGCGAGATCCCGGAGCTCGGTTCCTTCGCAGTCCGCGACATGGGTCAGACCATCGCGGCTGGCAAGGTCATGAGCGTCAACGAGAAGTAAACAATGCAGCAGGCACGCGTCCGGCTCGCGGGAACGAGCCCCGACGACCTCGACAACATCTGTGACGACGTTCGCGAGATCGCGAACAAGACGGGTGTGAACCTGTCGGGTCCCATCCCGCTGCCGACCAAGACGCTCGAAATCCCGACCCGCAAGTCCCCCGACGGTGAGGGTACTGCGACGTGGGAACACTGGGAGATGCGCGTCCACAAGCGTCTCATCGACCTCGACGCCGACGAGCGCGCACTTCGCCAGCTCATGCGGATCCAGGTCCCGAACGACGTCAGCATCGAGATCGTCCTCGAGGACTGACCCGAGGGCCCGACGACGGCTCCGCCGTCGCTCTCTCGCGCAGTTCCGTCGTCCGCCACCTCGGCCGCGAATTTTACTCTCTTTCATGACACCCGAATGTTTAGTAGCGACAGCGCCCGAGTACACGTATGTCCCGCCGCTCCGGGAGCCCGACCCTCGAGACGTTCGCCCTCTTCGCGGTCGTCTTCGCCTTCCAGTCCGTCGTGAGCCTCTTCCAGGCGCTCGTCGGCTTCGCGGGCGTCTACGACTTCCTGTTCGTCCTCCACTCGCCACTCAGCCGGCCCTGGACGCTCGTCACGAGCGTGTACGCCCACGCGGGCCTGCTGCACCTCCTCTCGAACGCCATCGCGCTCGCGCTCGTCGGCTTCGCCCTCGAACGCAAGACCACCCGATTCCGCTACCACACCTTCTTCGTCGTCACCGGTGCCCTCGCCGGGGTCGCACAGGTCCTCACGAGCGGTTTCGTCGCCACCATCGGGTTCGGCCGCCCCACCGCCGTCCTCGGCGCCAGCGGTGCCGTCTTCGCCCTCTACGGCTACGTGCTCGGCGGCAACCGCCTCACCGACGGCCTGCTGTCGCGCTTCGACCTCCCCGAGTGGGCCGAACTCGCCGGCTTCATCCTCGTCGCCGCCCTCGTCACCTGGGCCACCGGCTCCCCCGGCGTCGCCCTCATCGCCCACTTCACCGGCTTCCTCCTCGGCGTCGCCGCCGGCCGACTGCGCCTCCTCGCCACGTCACACCAACCCACGTACGGCTCCCGAAAGGAAAGCTACTAATACGCCGCGGGGGCAAGCTTTGGTTGCGTTCCGCGGGCTCGTAGATCAGGGGTAGATCGCTTCCTTCGCAAGGAAGAGGCCTCGGGTTCAAATCCCGACGAGTCCATTTCCTTCGTTCACTACGTTCACTCAGTCAATGGACTCGTCGTAGTCCCACTCGCTCGCTTCGCTCGCTCGCGGGACTCCCGACGAGTCCAGCGTCGTTTGGGTTGTTTTCTCGGTGAGCCGTCCGACTGTCTTTCAGCACCGAGTGTGATGAGAGGACCACCAAAGACGCCCGCTACTCGAAGGACGTCCTCGTGGCGGTACTCCGACCGCTGGAACAACGCTGGTTCGTCCGCGTGAAGCCGACGACAGCAGACCCAAAGCATGGAAGTACCGCTATACGGAGGGATTTGGCCGGAATTTCTCGGAAACCTGGCCCCGAACCGGGGTCGAAAATCGGTTCTGAGGCTGATAACCGGTTTGGGGGCGTGATACTACAACTAATACAAACTAGGTTGTCAATACATAAACTAGCGATTAAGGGCTTAGAACGCAAGTATTTAGTCGAGAAGCACATAGTTGAGCGCGTGACAGAACTCACCGCCAATGAACGCGAGACCCTCAACAATGTCATTGAGGGCTTGGCTCTCGCGATCTCTCGTAGCGGTGAGCTTGAATCCGACGCAGTTACCAAGACCAGTAAAACAAAACTTGAGAAGTTTATCTTCCAGGCGTTGGCTGACACTGATGAACTGGACAGTATCACCTACAGTTGGTATATCGCTGGTGCGAAGACAGATACACCTAACTCAGAGCTCTCCATCGGCGCATTGGAAAACGCATTCAACCGTGTGACTGGTCAGACTGCGTCTCCTGATGTCCAAAAAGAATTCGTGGACAGTCGTTCGGATTATAATCCAATCCCTGAAGTTGAACGTTTCGCAGAGTACTTTCTACGCGAATTCGATTTGGAAGACAGCTGGTTTACTCGGGGAGAAATGTACCTCCTCGATTTCTATAAAGAACGAGCGCCTGAGGATCTTAGAGACCTCTACGTTGCAGTTCAAGAACTTAGAAATACCCTGAATTATGCAATCAGAGAGATTCGCCGGGTGAAAACAGACTCCCCCAATGAAATGACCCTCTCTCAATTTCAGGTCAGCTCAGAGGTGAAGGGCCCAGATTTGTATGAAGAAGTTGCAGACTTGGTTTCAGAGATTCATCTCCAGATGGCTATGGATGAGCAACTGAAACCTCTCCTCAGCGATTTTAAGGCCTTCAGTGACATACTTGAAGACGCTTTCCTCGCCCTCAGCCAGATGAATGTGGAGCGACTCAGCGACTCACAGCTCCAAATGTTCCAAAGCCTCCGAAGATTCTATTTTTACGAGGCGTGGAAGCTCCCGAGCTACGCGATTTCTATGAGGACAGCATCTGGTCCTCGAGCTGAAGACCTGAAAGTTCGACACGCCCAAGAAATAGAGCAGCATCGAGAGGAATACAAGGATAAATTGGAGGCACTACGTCAGGACGCTGCAAGTAGTGCACTGGTGCCCACTGCAACCGATTACCCTTGCCTCTCTGAGGATACGCCTCACATAGAGAGTCTCGTTGAACGGTATCTCACTACCGCAAAATGAGCATTGACGGTCCTGAAAGGTTGCCTGGAGTATTCTGCGACACTTCAGTACTCCTCAGATATGTGCTGGGACAAGGAGATACCGCAGCACAGGAGCTTTTAATTGAGAAAGAGAACTCCAAAATCATCAGTCCTAAAGTCAAAGAGGAATTCGAAATAGTTCCTGAAAGGAAAGAAGAAATCTACCTTGATTTCATGGAGCTTCTCACGTCCGAGGACAGGTCAATTGCGGAAGCCAAAGCAGAAGATAGAGACTATCTGAAGACCAATGATGTTGACTTTTTCAAATCCTTGAGGGACGAAATCGCCAGCAAGGATGATAAACGGGCGAAATTAAAGACACTACGTGAGAAACAAAAAATAATCGACCAGCGCTGGGGTCGTGTTTCTGCTCTCGTCGAAGACACTAAAGAACAAAATGACGATTTGGGATTGATTCTGAAACTCGGTAGAATCGTGGATAACGAGGATGATGTACAAGTCATCTGTGACGCAGCTCGATGGTCCGATAACGGAGGAAGCGGGTTATTTTGCACCCTTGATTATCACGATATCATCAATAACCGAGACGAGATTCGGGAGGCAATCCTGGATTACGATGAGAACTGTGACAGTCTGAAAATCGGTGACCCCTCGGGCATCTTATCGAGACTCGACGACCAAGACGACCCGTAAATCTGGCTTACTCCAGTGCTCTTTGGATGAGCATCCAGATTATAGCAAGGATTGTCCCTCCAACACCACAGAATATCATCAACTCAGTAACGTACTGAACGAACTGGTCCCCAATCGTGGAGAGCACTATTGTCTCCAAAATCTACACCTCCTGTGGAAATAGAAGATATTCGTATATTTACCTTTACTGCATGAAGAAACAAGTTCTACTTTGAAGCCTTCATGGAAGCATCGACTACAACCTGTACAGTTTTCTCCTCTCGTCGATAGCGCGAGAGATAGTCGCCCCGCCCACAGTCCAGTTCCCCAGCGGCCTTCCACTTGCTCAGGTCGCCCAACGCCACCGTATCGAGCACAGTCGTCACCCGGTCGTAGTCTTCGGCTCGACCAGCTCACTATCGTCCTTCTGGAATCCCAGCGGGGCCGGGCCGTGATGGTAGTCCTCGTTTTGCATCCGTGGCACGATACCCTTGTGAGTCCGCTTCTGTGCCATCTCGGTCTCCGACTGCGCGAACACACCGAGGAGCCGAAACAGCGCGTTCTAGAACGGGTCGTCGGTCGCCCCGTTCAGAACAGGTCGAAGCTCGGCCAGCTGTCGACGTTGTCGATGGCGTTGTCGACGGCCTGTTTGAGCGAGTTTCCGAACCTGTCGCTCGACGGGCGGGTGTTCGCGAGGGCGGCGAACGCGAAGCCGTCGGTGCGCTGGACCATGAAGCCGAGCGAGCCGGGCATGGCGCCGTTGTGGCCGCGCCAGGTCGACATGACGGTCCAGCCTTCGCCGTAGCTCGGGTTCGGTCCCTCCACGTCGTACAGTTCGGTCGTGGTCGCCGCGTCGAGGATGTCGCGTTTCCGGGGTTGGCCGTCGACCCGGGTGAGGAACCGGCAGAGGTCGATGGGCGTGCCGACCCAGCCGCCGTGGGCGTCCATCCTGGCGACGGGGATGTTGTACGCGTTGCTGCCGTAGTAGGTGACCTCCCCGGACTTGCGTAGGGCCTCCGTGTCGCCCGCGATCTCCATCCGGCTGATGCCGGCGGGTGCGAGGATGTCGGACCTGACGTAGTCCTCGTAGGACTGGCCGGAGACCGCCTCGATGATACGGCCGAGGACGCAGTACCCGAAGTTCGAGTACTGGTAGTTGGTGCCCGGTTCGGTCTGGAGCGGGCGGTTCGCCACCACGAACTCGATGAGTTCCTCCTGGTCCTTATCGAGGTAGTTGAACATCGGGTCGTTCGGGGTGTTCTGCCACCCGCTGGTGTGTTCGAGCAGGTGGTCGACGGTGACCCGGTTCGGGTTGCTGGTGGTGATGGCGGGGCCGTAGGTGGGCGTCCCGTATCTGGTCCCGAGGACGCCATCGGAGCCGAAGACGGGGTCGTCGAGGGCGAGCTGGTTCGTCTCGACGAGCTCCATGATGGCCACCGCGGTGATGGGTTTGGAGATGCTCGCGACCCGGAACCGGTGGGACGGGCGGACGAGTTCGCGGGTGTCGCTGTTCGCGAACCCGTAGCCCTTCGCGAACACGAGGCGCTCGTCCCTGGTGATGGCGACCGAGAGCCCGGTGATACCGTTTCGGCGGCGGTAGCCGTCGAGGAAGCGGTCGATGGTCCGGATGTCGCCCGGTGAGAGCCCCTCGGACTCCCAGATGGCGGCGTACCGGGCACCGCGGCGGTCACTGTACCCGCTGATGTGGACGAGGCGGTAGCCCTGGTAGGCGTAGGACTCGAACTCACCCTGGTACTGGGCGCTGGTCATGCCGTGACGGGCGACCCAGCCGGGGCCGGAGCGCTTCTCCCAGATGGCGGCGAAGCGGGGCCCACCGCGGACGGAGTAGCCGCTGACGTGGACGAGGCGGTAGCCCTCTCTCGCCCGTCTGCTGAACTCGGTCTGGTACTGGGCGTTGGTCATGCCGTGACGGGCGACCCAGCTGGGCCCGGAGCGCTTCTCCCAGATGGCGGCGTACCGGGCGCTCCCGCCGACGCCGTAGCCGCTGACGTGGACGAGCCGGTAGCCGTCTCTGGCGCGGGTGGTGAACTCGGTCTGGTACTGGGCGCTGGTCATGCCGTGACGGGCGACCCAGGCGGTGCCGCGACGCTTCTCCCAGATGGCGGCGAAGCGGGGCTGGCCACGGACGGTGTACCCGCTGATGTCGGTGAGCCGGTAGCCCTCTCTCGCCCGTCTGCTGAACTCGGTCTGGTACTGGGCGCTGGTCATGCCGTGACGGGCGACCCAGGCGGGGCCGCGGCGCTTCTCCCAGATGGCGGCGAAGCGGGGCTGGCCACGGACGGTGTACCCGCTGATGTTCGTCAGGCGATACCCCTGTCTGGCGTAGCTGGTGAACGCACGCTGGTACTGCGACCCGGTCAAGCCGTGGCGGGCCACCCATTGCCCGCGCTGCCGGCGGCGATACTGGGCGTGTGGTGCCCACGGCGTGGCCGCCCGTGCGGGAACCGTCCCGCCGACTGCACCGAGCGACAGGCCTGCCGACAGGGTTCCGAGTCCGGTGAGCAGTTCACGCCGCCCGATTCCGGGGCGGCGGGTCGCTGGCGGTCGCTGGTCGCGTTCTGGTAGCTGTCTCATGTTGCCTCTCCTTGACCCCCCTCTGGCCAGGCCGGAGGCCGATTGTCGACATGTTGGCGTGTTCTCGTTCTGCCGGGGCCCCTCGGCGCTAGCAATGGCTAGTACGCCGGAGGGCCGAATAACCATTTTTCGCGCCTGCAGGCATTAGAACCGTGAATATCGGAGTCTCTGGGGTTTCGGGGCGACCCGGGGGATGGCGGGGTCGTCACCGTTGAGGGCCGGCACCCCACGGATGCGGCCCGGATTCGGGCAGCCCCGGACTGGATTCAAGCACAGTCATGTCGGCAAGAAGAGCTAAGTAGCGTTAGTTTAGTTTCCTACAATAATAGCACTCATGTTAGGTGGGGATACGACAACAATTGACACACGAGGG from Haloarchaeobius sp. HME9146 harbors:
- a CDS encoding amino acid-binding protein, which gives rise to MATDVSETRRAYTVRLELVDEPGELLRALRPIADNGGNLLSIFHERGNLTPRGNIPVEVDLECTPSRFDDVVNGLRDAGVTIIQAGADQYAEQVSVLLVGHLVETDLSDTLETIEECSGASVTDFALDAPAGTDDVSSARAQLAIEPGQTEEALSVVRTVAERKDLRVVEPLVEGEA
- a CDS encoding serine hydrolase — protein: MRQLPERDQRPPATRRPGIGRRELLTGLGTLSAGLSLGAVGGTVPARAATPWAPHAQYRRRQRGQWVARHGLTGSQYQRAFTSYARQGYRLTNISGYTVRGQPRFAAIWEKRRGPAWVARHGMTSAQYQTEFSRRAREGYRLTDISGYTVRGQPRFAAIWEKRRGTAWVARHGMTSAQYQTEFTTRARDGYRLVHVSGYGVGGSARYAAIWEKRSGPSWVARHGMTNAQYQTEFSRRAREGYRLVHVSGYSVRGGPRFAAIWEKRSGPGWVARHGMTSAQYQGEFESYAYQGYRLVHISGYSDRRGARYAAIWESEGLSPGDIRTIDRFLDGYRRRNGITGLSVAITRDERLVFAKGYGFANSDTRELVRPSHRFRVASISKPITAVAIMELVETNQLALDDPVFGSDGVLGTRYGTPTYGPAITTSNPNRVTVDHLLEHTSGWQNTPNDPMFNYLDKDQEELIEFVVANRPLQTEPGTNYQYSNFGYCVLGRIIEAVSGQSYEDYVRSDILAPAGISRMEIAGDTEALRKSGEVTYYGSNAYNIPVARMDAHGGWVGTPIDLCRFLTRVDGQPRKRDILDAATTTELYDVEGPNPSYGEGWTVMSTWRGHNGAMPGSLGFMVQRTDGFAFAALANTRPSSDRFGNSLKQAVDNAIDNVDSWPSFDLF
- the rpsJ gene encoding 30S ribosomal protein S10; the encoded protein is MQQARVRLAGTSPDDLDNICDDVREIANKTGVNLSGPIPLPTKTLEIPTRKSPDGEGTATWEHWEMRVHKRLIDLDADERALRQLMRIQVPNDVSIEIVLED
- the tuf gene encoding translation elongation factor EF-1 subunit alpha → MSDKPHQNLAVIGHVDHGKSTLVGRLLFETGSVPEHVIEQYREEAEEKGKGGFEFAYVMDNLAEERERGVTIDIAHQEFDTDSYYFTIVDCPGHRDFVKNMITGASQADNAVLVVAADDGVAPQTREHVFLARTLGIDELIIGVNKMDVVDYDEAKYKEVKAEVQKLLKQVNFRSEDATFIPISAFEGDNIAERSDNTSWYDGDILLEALNNLPEPQEPTDAPLRLPIQDVYTISGIGTVPVGRVETGMLNIGENVSFQPSDVGGEVKTIEMHHEEVPEAGPGDNVGFNVRGIGKDDIRRGDVCGPADEPPTVAETFTAQIVVMQHPSVITAGYTPVFHAHTAQVACTIESIDKKMDPSSGEVAEENPDFIQSGDSAVVTVRPQKPLSIEPAGEIPELGSFAVRDMGQTIAAGKVMSVNEK
- a CDS encoding homoserine dehydrogenase, with translation MKVAILGAGAVGRSVARLAGDHGHTVTGIADSSSGVTNPDGIDVDAILSRKSARGHVGSADPDAVLDGEYDVLVEATPTTLGDAEPAFSHVRTALERDRHVVLANKGPVAERYADVQALEAESEGEVLFEATVAGAIPVLGTVADYGPSQVTAVRGVLNGTANFILSRMAAEGLDYEHVLAEAQDLGVAEADPAFDVEGTDAALKCVILSNVLAEGETEYTLADADVEGIVDIPPSALQLAQSDGQTVRLVGEATPSGIRVGPRLVPTDSPLAVTGTENIVQLETTYAGTLALRGRGAGGDPTASAVLADIARLS
- a CDS encoding rhomboid family intramembrane serine protease, giving the protein MSRRSGSPTLETFALFAVVFAFQSVVSLFQALVGFAGVYDFLFVLHSPLSRPWTLVTSVYAHAGLLHLLSNAIALALVGFALERKTTRFRYHTFFVVTGALAGVAQVLTSGFVATIGFGRPTAVLGASGAVFALYGYVLGGNRLTDGLLSRFDLPEWAELAGFILVAALVTWATGSPGVALIAHFTGFLLGVAAGRLRLLATSHQPTYGSRKESY